In Solanum stenotomum isolate F172 chromosome 6, ASM1918654v1, whole genome shotgun sequence, one DNA window encodes the following:
- the LOC125867648 gene encoding protein DESIGUAL 3-like, which yields MGKLVKIFAGLLIVALDIVAGILGYKAEAAQNQAKHVTLWLFECNKPSHEAFVFGLAAATLLGVAHVLVNLLGGCSVCSNDDIRKATPIKQLSIACLVFTWIIFAAGLSTLVIGTKGNHKSRTSCGYLHHNYLSIGGILCFVHALFSVAYYVAASQNLA from the exons atgggcaaaTTGGTAAAAATATTTGCTGGTTTGCTAATTGTGGCTTTGGATATTGTGGCTGGAATTCTTGGATATAAAGCAGAAGCAGCTCAAAACCAG GCAAAACATGTGACATTATGGTTGTTTGAGTGTAATAAGCCAAGTCATGAGGCATTTGTTTTTGGCTTAGCTGCTGCAACTTTACTTGGAGTAGCTCATGTTCTAGTCAACCTTCTTGGAGGCTGTAGTGTTTGTAGTAATGATGATATTCGTAAAGCCACACCAATCAAGCAATTATCAATTGCTTGTCTTGTTTTCACATG gATCATATTTGCAGCAGGATTGAGTACACTGGTGATTGGGACAAAGGGAAACCACAAGTCAAGAACATCATGTGGTTATTTACATCATAATTACCTATCCATTGGTGGAATTCTTTGTTTTGTTCATGCTCTATTTTCTGTTGCATATTATGTTGCAGCTAGTCAAAATCTAGCTTaa
- the LOC125868417 gene encoding secreted RxLR effector protein 161-like gives METIPYSSIVGSLMYVQTCTRPAISFAVGMLRIYQSNPGIVHWKAAKKVLRYLKGTNDYMLMYRRSNHLEVIGYSNSDFVGCVDTRKSTFGYLFLLAEGAIL, from the coding sequence atggaaacaaTTCCTTACTCTTCTATTgttggaagtttgatgtatgttcaAACTTGCACAAGACCGGCTATTAGTTTTGCGGTCGGAATGCTAAGAATATATCAAAGTAACCCTGGAATTGTTCACTGGAAAGCTGCAAAGAAAGTCTTAAGGTACCTGAAGGGAACGAATGATTACATGCTCATGTATAGGAGATCCAATCACTTAGAAGTTATTGGATACTCGAATTCAGATTTTGTTGGATGCGTTGATACTAGAAAGTCCACATTTGGTTACTTGTTCCTATTAGCTGAAGGAGCAATATTGTGA
- the LOC125867696 gene encoding uncharacterized protein LOC125867696 isoform X1 — protein sequence MYSSKVSNNKNQCSNGVKNIIMIISFILIIYLMCFNFSIPNTKSLHTSVTLQNDSSSSSLSLSSDTNLEHIVFGIASNENAWSARKELVKMWWKPGRNMRGCVFLEKMPPNYTNNANDSSLPPICISGDTSRFKYTFRGGTPSAIRVARVVTETVALNHSNVRWYVFGDDDTVFFTENLLKTLSKYDHGLWYYIGSNSEHFLMNKAFSYEMAFGGAGIAISSPLAKVLGTVFDACIERYPHLFGSDARIYSCLAELGVGLTHEPGFHQLDVRGNMFGVLAAHTLRPLVSLHHLEMNDPIFPNMTKMKSLEHLYNAAKYDPHRILQQTVCYDRWYTWTVSVSWGYSVQVFSYNIFLPDALRIQESYFPWQTSDLARHYDFDTRPYEPDPCKRQLVYFLHNVSTGINGQIKTIYRKKTPENCTITMVSPRRLEEIRVVSQKLEIDRKRLLSPRRQCCDVLPSTSRNVMDVAIRECKEDELIFIHP from the exons atgtactCATCTAAAGTATCTAACAACAAAAATCAATGTTCCAATGGTGTCAAAAATATCATCATGATCATTTCTTTCATACTTATAATCTATCTCATGTGTTTCAACTTTTCAATTCCTAACACAAAATCACTCCACACATCAGTTACACTCCAAAATGATTCGTCGTCATCATCGTTATCATTATCATCAGATACAAATCTTGAACATATTGTATTCGGAATTGCGTCCAACGAGAACGCATGGTCCGCTAGGAAAGAATTAGTGAAGATGTGGTGGAAACCAGGACGAAATATGAGAGGATGtgtatttcttgaaaaaatgcCACCTAATTATACGAACAACGCTAACGATTCTTCATTACCTCCGATTTGTATATCAGGTGACACGTCACGATTTAAGTACACGTTTCGCGGAGGGACACCCTCCGCGATACGTGTGGCTCGTGTTGTAACCGAAACGGTTGCATTGAACCATTCGAATGTTAGGTGGTATGTTTTTGGAGATGATGATACGGTTTTTTTTACGGAGAATTTGTTGAAGACGTTATCGAAATATGATCATGGACTATGGTATTATATTGGATCGAATTCGGAACATTTTTTGATGAATAAAGCTTTTTCGTATGAAATGGCGTTTGGTGGTGCTGGAATTGCTATAAGTTCTCCGTTAGCTAAAGTTCTTGGCACAGTGTTTGATGCGTGTATCGAAAGGTACCCTCACCTTTTTGGTAGTGATGCTAGGATTTATTCATGTTTGGCTGAGCTTGGTGTTGGGTTAACCCATGAACCCGGTTTTCATCAg TTGGATGTAAGAGGAAATATGTTTGGAGTATTGGCTGCACATACACTGAGACCTTTGGTATCTCTGCATCATTTGGAGATGAATGATCCTATATTTCCAAACATGACGAAAATGAAATCTCTGGAGCATTTATACAATGCTGCAAAGTACGATCCTCATCGTATTTTGCAGCAAACAGTATGCTACGATCGTTGGTATACTTGGACAGTTTCTGTATCGTGGGGATACTCTGTTCAAGTTTTCAGCTATAACATCTTCTTGCCCGATGCTCTACGTATACAGGAGAGTTATTTTCCGTGGCAAACGAGTgatttagctagacattatgaCTTTGATACAAGGCCATATGAACCTGATCCTTGCAAAAGACAGCTTGTTTATTTTCTACATAATGTGTCTACTGGAATTAATGGACAAATCAAGACTATTTACAGGAAAAAAACCCCTGAGAATTGTACTATCACAATGGTGTCACCTAGAAGACTAGAAGAAATCAGAGTTGTTTCACAAAAGCTAGAAATCGACAGAAAACGG TTGCTATCACCAAGAAGACAATGCTGTGATGTATTACCATCTACATCAAGAAATGTGATGGATGTCGCGATAAGAGAATGCAAAGAAGACGAACTGATATTCATACACCCTTAG
- the LOC125868236 gene encoding formin-like protein 3, with amino-acid sequence MGVGRVSSVFTFIAFVCVLAANSSKGNRKLPQNCIDNGDVQHIDEHTAEQIWVHCIEPLHKNTEPASFLDLSLYQAATGTYIYLKSDIPLLRKRILQKAISDLAPEVKEILLECLKRKSLPLHGSGSEVASIAWFIKYQQLFSEWSSSVPRRHLRERKLEDKSTDDVAAPNLAPSPGHGAVSPTHAPVPSSEAPMEPPAEAPTPQTRVIPPAKAPTPPTHGSPPTKAPTTQTHVKAPAKAPTPPTHVNSSKPLPVIHPPAKPKNNGTNASENNNQNRTYIIAAVSGGVAVGIALLALLLILCLIKSKKKETGPQHGKRDEKPLLNLCSDSSQKSSSIGSSIKKDFKSSSTANNLSVPANSHNSSEAEAKTDAPVNALPLPPGKSAPPPPEAPPPPPPKPLAPMPPPPPKAARPPPNPPKFGNPPKPLPLGVHRRHNSSAGEGTEPSDDPDGPKAKLKPFFWDKVLANPDHSMVWHDIKAGSFQFNEEMMESLFGYNAANAGKNDGAKATSAFEATPQYIQIIDAKKSQNLAIVLKALNVTTEEVCDALKEGNKLSPELIQTISKLAPTADEELKLRLYCGEISQLGPAERFLKSLVEIPFAFKRMDALLLMSSLQEEVTSIKESFETLEVACQELKNSRLFLKLLEAVLKTGNRMNDGTYRGGAQAFKLDTLLKLSDVKGTDGKTTLLNFVVQEIIRSEGLRAARKLRESESLSSLTPEDLAEDASRDSVDYHRNLGLQVVSGLSNELENVRKAALIDGENLNASVSKLGKSLVKTKGFLDTDMKSLNENSKFRDTLTNFMQNADDEIKWILEEEKRIMALVKSTGDYFHGTAGKDEGLRLFITVRDFLVMLDKSCTLLRKSNKMPANTSRKGALTVSPSQEAHPDSLPDVHQRLFPAIQERRMDDDFSSSDDESSSK; translated from the exons ATGGGTGTGGGAAGGGTCAGCTCTGTATTTACTTTTATTgcttttgtttgtgttttggCAGCTAATAGTTCAAAAGGGAAtcgaaagcttcctcaaaactgTATAGACAATGGAGATGTTCAACATATAGATGAACATACG GCTGAGCAAATATGGGTTCATTGCATAGAACCATTACACAAGAATACGGAACCTGCAAGCTTTCTGGATTTGTCTCTTTATCAGGCAGCAACAGGAACTTATATTTACTTAAAATCAGATATACCTTTGTTGAGAAAAAGAATCTTACAAAAGGCTATTAGTGATCTGGCTCCTGAAGTAAAGGAGATCCTTCTGGAGtgcttaaaaaggaaaagtcttccTCTTCATGGTTCGGGTAGTGAGGTGGCATCCATTGCTTGGTTTATCAAGTACCAACAGCTTTTCTCGGAATGGTCGTCCAGTGTTCCCAGAAGGCACCTAAGAGAAAGAAAGCTTGAAGATAAGTCAACAGATGATGTTGCAGCTCCAAACCTTGCACCATCTCCAGGCCATGGAGCGGTATCACCAACTCATGCTCCAGTGCCCTCTTCTGAAGCGCCCATGGAACCTCCTGCAGAGGCTCCAACACCTCAGACTCGTGTCATTCCTCCTGCAAAGGCACCAACACCTCCGACCCATGGCTCCCCTCCTACAAAGGCTCCAACAACCCAGACTCATGTCAAAGCCCCTGCAAAGGCTCCAACACCTCCTACTCATGTCAACTCTTCTAAACCTTTGCCTGTCATTCATCCTCCTGCTAAACCAAAAAATAATGGAACTAATGCttcagaaaataataatcagaaCAGAACTTATATTATTGCTGCTGTTTCTGGAGGTGTCGCAGTAGGAATTGCCCTTTTAGCTCTGTTATTAATATTGTGtcttataaaaagtaaaaagaaagaaacaggTCCACAGCATGGGAAAAGAGATGAGAAACCTCTTCTTAACCTTTGTTCAG ATTCTTCTCAGAAGTCTTCAAGCATAGGAAGCTCAATCAAGAAAGATTTTAAGAGTTCTTCAACTGCAAATAATCTTTCGGTGCCAGCTAATTCTCATAATTCTTCAGAGGCAGAAGCTAAAACAGATGCACCTGTAAATGCATTACCACTTCCTCCAGGAAAATCTGCACCTCCACCCCCTGAAGCaccacctcctcctcctcctaaACCACTGGCTCCAATGCCGCCTCCACCTCCAAAAGCTGCTCGGCCTCCTCCTAATCCACCAAAGTTTGGTAATCCGCCAAAGCCTTTACCCCTTGGAGTACATCGGAGACATAATTCTTCTGCTGGTGAGGGAACTGAACCATCTGATGACCCTGATGGTCCAAAGGCAAAATTAAAGCCATTTTTCTGGGACAAGGTTCTTGCTAATCCTGATCACTCCATGGTTTGGCACGACATCAAAGCTGGCTCATTCCA ATTTAATGAGGAGATGATGGAGTCATTATTTGGGTATAATGCAGCAAATGCAGGCAAAAATGATGGCGCGAAAGCTACATCGGCTTTTGAAGCTACCCCACAGTATATTCAGATAATTGATGCTAAGAAATCACAAAATCTAGCAATTGTTCTTAAAGCCTTAAATGTGACGACAGAAGAAGTTTGTGATGCTCTCAAGGAAG GTAATAAACTGTCTCCTGAACTTATTCAAACTATATCAAAATTGGCACCAACAGCAGATGAAGAACTCAAACTTCGATTATATTGCGGGGAAATTTCTCAGCTTGGTCCTGCTGAAAGGTTTCTCAAATCCCTGGTTGAAATTCCCTTTGCCTTCAAACGGATGGATGCATTGTTGCTCATGAGTTCTCTTCAGGAAGAAGTTACTTCCATTAAAGAGTCCTTTGAAACATTAGAG GTGGCATGCCAGGAGCTGAAAAACAGTAGACTCTTCCTGAAACTTCTAGAAGCAGTTCTTAAAACTGGGAACCGCATGAACGATGGCACCTACCGTGGTGGTGCACAGGCATTCAAGCTTGATACGCTGTTGAAACTCTCAGATGTTAAAGGAACTGATGGAAAGACCACACTTCTGAACTTTGTTGTTCAGGAAATTATCCGATCAGAAGGATTAAGAGCAGCACGCAAGTTAAGGGAGAGCGAAAGCTTGTCAAGTCTAACACCAGAAGATCTTGCAGAGGATGCTTCTCGTGACTCGGTCGATTACCATCGTAACCTTGGTCTCCAGGTGGTTTCTGGTCTAAGCAATGAGCTTGAGAATGTAAGAAAAGCAGCACTTATAGATGGTGAGAATTTAAATGCCTCTGTCTCCAAACTTGGCAAGTCACTAGTGAAAACCAAAGGGTTCCTAGACACTGACATGAAAAGTTTGAACGAGAACAGTAAGTTCCGCGATACACTCACAAATTTTATGCAAAATGCGGACGATGAGATCAAGTGGATActagaagaagagaaaaggataATGGCTTTGGTCAAGAGTACAGGAGACTACTTCCATGGAACTGCAGGGAAGGATGAAGGCTTGCGTCTCTTCATCACTGTTCGCGATTTCTTAGTTATGTTGGACAAATCATGTACATTGTTGAGAAAATCTAACAAGATGCCGGCAAATACCTCTAGAAAAGGAGCATTAACGGTATCACCTTCTCAGGAAGCCCATCCAGATTCTTTGCCAGATGTTCATCAACGACTATTTCCTGCAATCCAGGAGCGACGGATGGATGATGATTTTAGTTCATCAGATGATGAGAGCTCATCCAAATAG